In one Nisaea sediminum genomic region, the following are encoded:
- a CDS encoding MBL fold metallo-hydrolase, with translation MAKQFASMGDMAEKKITFSEIGRDIWAFTAEGDPNTGVIIGDDSVMIVDAQATPRLAHKVVEKIRSVTDKPIKYVVLSHYHAVRVLGASAYGAEQILASEKCRAMVAERGQEDWDSEFGRFPRLFQGHESIPGLTWPTMTFKEKMTVYLGNRRVDLMHLGRAHTAGDIVAWVPDARVMLTGDIVEYKAACYCGDGHFSDWGQTLDNIKSYDPLAIAPGRGAALVGVEQVDAALDFTRDFLLNTYRPAAAVAARGGSLKEAWDAVRAACDPKFSDVPIYEHCLPFNVTRAYDEALGMDTPRIWTAERDRQMWEQLQG, from the coding sequence ATGGCCAAGCAATTCGCGTCCATGGGCGACATGGCGGAAAAGAAGATCACCTTCAGCGAGATCGGCCGGGACATCTGGGCCTTCACCGCGGAGGGCGATCCGAATACCGGCGTCATCATCGGCGACGACAGCGTGATGATCGTCGACGCGCAGGCGACGCCGCGCCTCGCGCACAAGGTGGTGGAGAAGATCCGCTCCGTCACCGACAAGCCGATCAAGTATGTCGTGCTCTCGCACTATCACGCCGTCCGCGTGCTCGGCGCCTCGGCCTACGGCGCGGAGCAGATCCTCGCCTCCGAGAAATGCCGCGCTATGGTCGCCGAGCGCGGCCAGGAGGACTGGGACAGCGAGTTCGGCCGTTTCCCGCGCCTCTTCCAGGGCCATGAATCGATCCCCGGCCTGACCTGGCCGACCATGACCTTCAAAGAGAAGATGACGGTCTATCTCGGCAACCGCCGGGTCGACCTGATGCATCTCGGCCGCGCGCATACCGCCGGCGACATCGTCGCCTGGGTGCCGGACGCGCGGGTGATGCTGACCGGCGACATCGTCGAGTACAAGGCCGCCTGCTATTGCGGCGACGGCCATTTCAGCGACTGGGGCCAGACCCTCGACAATATCAAGAGCTACGACCCGCTCGCCATCGCACCGGGCCGAGGCGCCGCGCTGGTCGGTGTCGAGCAGGTCGATGCCGCGCTCGACTTCACCCGCGACTTCCTCCTGAACACCTACCGCCCGGCAGCCGCCGTCGCGGCGCGCGGCGGCTCGCTGAAGGAGGCCTGGGACGCGGTGCGCGCCGCCTGCGATCCGAAATTCAGCGACGTGCCGATCTACGAGCATTGCCTGCCCTTCAACGTGACCCGCGCCTATGACGAGGCGCTCGGCATGGACACGCCCCGGATCTGGACCGCCGAGCGCGACCGGCAGATGTGGGAACAGCTCCAGGGCTAG